A single genomic interval of Lathyrus oleraceus cultivar Zhongwan6 chromosome 7, CAAS_Psat_ZW6_1.0, whole genome shotgun sequence harbors:
- the LOC127100637 gene encoding vacuolar iron transporter 1, producing MAASGDEHRLSLDEPQKQSLLNRHTEKHFTAGEIVRDIIIGVSDGLTVPFALAAGLSGANATSSIVLTAGIAEVAAGAISMGLGGYLAAKGEADHYNRELKREQDEIIAVPETEAAEVGEILAEYGIEEHEYEPVVNALRKNPQAWLDFMMKFELGLEKPDPRRALYSAMTIAIAYVLGGIVPLIPYMFIPKATEAVLVSVIVTLIALFVFGFVKGCFTGNKPVRSALETTLIGAVASAAAYGLAKAFHP from the exons ATGGCTGCTAGTGGCGACGAACACAGACTAAGTCTTGATGAACCTCAGAAACAGAGCCTTCTCAATCGCCATACCGAGAAGCACTTCACCGCCGGGGAGATCGTTCGTGACATCATCATCGGAGTTTCCGACGGTCTCACTGTTCCATTTGCCCTCGCTGCCGGTCTCTCTGGCGCCAATGCTACTTCTTCTATTGTCCTTACTGCCGGTATCGCCGAAGTTGCCGCCGGTGCAATCTCCATGGGTCTCGGAGG TTATTTGGCGGCAAAAGGTGAAGCGGATCATTATAATAGAGAATTGAAAAGGGAACAAGATGAAATCATCGCCGTACCGGAAACTG AAGCTGCAGAGGTGGGAGAAATATTAGCTGAATACGGGATAGAGGAACATGAATATGAACCTGTTGTGAATGCTCTGAGAAAGAATCCTCAAGCATGGCTTGATTTCATGATGAA ATTTGAGCTGGGATTAGAGAAGCCAGATCCAAGAAGAGCATTGTATAGTGCAATGACAATTGCCATTGCTTATGTATTGGGTGGAATTGTTCCTCTCATTCCTTACATGTTCATTCCAAAGGCAACAGAAGCTGTTCTGGTTTCAGTAATTGTTACTTTGATTGCTTTGTTTGTCTTTGGTTTTGTCAAAGGATGCTTCACCGGCAACAAACCTGTCAGAAGTGCTTTGGAAACTACTCTTATCGGCGCGGTTGCCTCTGCTGCTGCTTATGGTTTGGCAAAAGCTTTCCATCCATAG